Proteins encoded in a region of the Burkholderia ubonensis subsp. mesacidophila genome:
- a CDS encoding extracellular solute-binding protein, whose amino-acid sequence MNSSRIARRVRRIALALGFTLSATAAVAAPVSINVVDVAGNLQLTQKAIEAFKEKNPNLVANVTFTNAPAPQLPGKIKAMQAAGRSDIDLVLTGTDALAAGIEQNLWLKLLPDNAGALPGVLDKYAPGPRKMQDLAQGFGLEVTYMPAGPLLEFNPAKVGDPPRTPAQLLAWCKAHPNKLIYARPANSGPGRTFLMGLPYVLGDKNPQDPINGWDKTWAFLKALNDCIPYYPGGTSAVMKELGEGTRDMTVTVTGWDLNPRALGIVPAEFRIQAFDDMTWVNDAHYMVIPKGVPKEKLDVLFKLMNYLLEPAQQAMTYDDGYFYPGPSVKGVTLEMAPAHSQEVVRKFGRPEYAKLLAERPHMQPLSAQAMVAAFQKWDREIGSQKSK is encoded by the coding sequence ATGAACTCATCCAGGATCGCGCGCCGCGTCCGCCGCATCGCGTTGGCGCTGGGCTTCACGTTGTCGGCCACGGCCGCCGTCGCCGCGCCGGTGTCGATCAACGTCGTCGACGTCGCGGGCAACCTGCAGCTCACGCAGAAGGCGATCGAGGCGTTCAAGGAGAAGAACCCGAACCTCGTCGCGAACGTCACGTTCACGAACGCGCCCGCGCCGCAGCTGCCGGGCAAGATCAAGGCGATGCAGGCGGCCGGCCGCTCCGACATCGACCTCGTGCTGACCGGCACCGACGCGCTCGCGGCGGGCATCGAGCAGAACCTGTGGCTGAAGCTGCTGCCCGACAACGCGGGCGCGCTCCCCGGCGTGCTCGACAAGTACGCGCCCGGCCCGCGCAAGATGCAGGATCTCGCGCAAGGGTTCGGCCTCGAAGTCACGTACATGCCCGCCGGGCCGCTGCTCGAGTTCAACCCGGCGAAGGTCGGCGATCCGCCGAGAACGCCCGCGCAACTGCTCGCGTGGTGCAAGGCGCATCCGAACAAGCTGATCTACGCGCGTCCGGCGAACTCGGGCCCGGGCCGCACGTTCCTGATGGGGCTGCCGTACGTGCTCGGCGACAAGAATCCGCAGGACCCGATCAACGGCTGGGACAAGACCTGGGCGTTTCTTAAAGCATTGAACGACTGCATCCCGTACTACCCGGGCGGCACGTCGGCCGTGATGAAGGAGCTCGGCGAGGGCACGCGCGACATGACGGTAACCGTCACCGGCTGGGACCTGAACCCGCGCGCGCTCGGCATCGTGCCGGCCGAGTTCCGGATCCAGGCGTTCGACGACATGACGTGGGTGAACGACGCGCACTACATGGTGATCCCGAAGGGCGTGCCGAAAGAGAAGCTCGACGTGCTGTTCAAGCTGATGAACTACCTGCTCGAACCCGCGCAGCAGGCGATGACCTACGACGACGGCTACTTCTATCCGGGCCCGTCCGTGAAGGGCGTGACGCTGGAGATGGCGCCCGCGCACAGCCAGGAGGTCGTCAGGAAATTCGGCCGCCCCGAGTACGCGAAGCTGCTGGCCGAGCGTCCGCATATGCAGCCGCTCAGCGCGCAGGCGATGGTCGCCGCGTTCCAGAAGTGGGACCGGGAGATCGGCTCGCAGAAGTCGAAGTAA
- a CDS encoding ABC transporter ATP-binding protein, translating to MKHTFEQLRLDAVCRSFANAEGAQVAALSGLDLDIRRGEFIALLGPSGCGKSTALNCIAGLQPLTSGGIWLDDERIDVLPPERRGFGMVFQNYALFPHMSVLDNVGFGLKMRGVSKQDTRKRAHAALELVQLVGHEGRLPGQLSGGQQQRVAIARAIVIEPPLVLMDEPLSNLDTKLRIEMRAEIRRIHTQLERATIYVTHDQDEALSMADRIVVMKEGVVQQVASPKEVYTRPHNLHVARFMGYRNVLPFTLEGMAGEHVAVAASGVRLTGVPMAGFDRKDVAVALRPDDFVRADAADDNAFDATVETVEYGGRDSLIRAVAPFGKIWARVAGEFGEGERLRLRIAPERTLVYAGETE from the coding sequence ATGAAGCACACTTTCGAACAGCTGCGCCTCGACGCGGTATGCCGCAGCTTCGCCAATGCGGAAGGCGCGCAGGTCGCCGCGTTGAGCGGGCTCGACCTCGACATCCGGCGCGGCGAGTTCATCGCGCTGCTCGGCCCGTCCGGCTGCGGCAAATCGACGGCGCTGAACTGCATCGCGGGCCTGCAGCCGCTCACGAGCGGCGGCATCTGGCTCGACGACGAACGCATCGACGTGCTGCCGCCCGAGCGCCGCGGCTTCGGCATGGTGTTCCAGAACTACGCGCTGTTCCCGCACATGTCGGTGCTCGACAACGTCGGCTTCGGCCTCAAGATGCGCGGCGTGTCGAAGCAGGACACCCGCAAGCGCGCGCATGCGGCGCTCGAACTCGTGCAGCTCGTTGGCCACGAGGGCAGGCTGCCCGGCCAGCTGTCCGGCGGCCAGCAGCAGCGCGTCGCGATCGCGCGCGCGATCGTGATCGAGCCGCCGCTCGTGCTGATGGACGAGCCGCTGTCGAATCTCGACACCAAGCTGCGCATCGAGATGCGCGCGGAAATCCGCCGCATCCACACGCAGCTCGAACGCGCGACGATCTACGTGACGCACGACCAGGACGAGGCGCTGTCGATGGCCGACCGGATCGTCGTGATGAAGGAGGGCGTCGTCCAGCAGGTCGCGTCGCCGAAGGAGGTCTACACGCGGCCGCACAACCTGCACGTCGCGCGCTTCATGGGCTATCGCAACGTGCTGCCGTTCACGCTCGAAGGAATGGCGGGCGAGCACGTGGCGGTCGCCGCTTCCGGCGTGCGGCTCACCGGCGTGCCGATGGCCGGCTTCGACCGCAAGGACGTCGCGGTCGCGCTGCGTCCCGACGATTTCGTGCGCGCCGACGCAGCCGACGACAACGCGTTCGACGCGACGGTCGAGACCGTCGAGTACGGCGGCCGCGATTCGCTGATCCGCGCGGTCGCGCCGTTCGGCAAGATCTGGGCGCGCGTGGCCGGCGAATTCGGCGAAGGCGAGCGGCTGCGTCTTCGTATCGCGCCGGAGCGCACGCTGGTCTATGCAGGGGAAACGGAATGA
- a CDS encoding ABC transporter permease encodes MSTLLAPAAPRDAKGWLVTPALGFIVALFIYPFAYGLVLSFQPMNGGGALANYVQFFTDTAMWPTVIVTLKLAVPATLINVGVSVPVAFALRRHSPYQKLVTTLLVIPVTLGTVLVADGMLTYFGPNGWFPQALQGLHLYTDEVRLTHNYWGVLLSLIVSGFPFAFLLMLSYVSGIDPTLARAAATLGANPWQQFRQIYLPLLVPGLTMAACLSFVQAFSVFPSAVLLGAPAGPTRVISIAAAEAAFESYDYALASAIAIVMGFVQLVVVASMLGARRFFYTGPVTGGKG; translated from the coding sequence ATGAGCACGCTCCTCGCGCCCGCCGCGCCGCGCGACGCGAAAGGCTGGCTCGTCACGCCCGCGCTCGGCTTCATCGTCGCGCTGTTCATCTATCCGTTCGCGTACGGGCTCGTGCTGTCGTTCCAGCCGATGAACGGCGGCGGCGCGCTCGCGAACTACGTGCAGTTCTTCACCGACACCGCGATGTGGCCGACCGTGATCGTCACGCTGAAGCTCGCGGTGCCGGCGACGCTGATCAACGTCGGGGTGTCGGTGCCGGTCGCGTTCGCGCTGCGCCGCCATTCGCCGTACCAGAAGCTCGTGACGACGCTGCTCGTGATTCCGGTTACGCTCGGCACGGTGCTCGTCGCGGACGGGATGCTCACGTATTTCGGCCCGAACGGCTGGTTCCCGCAGGCGCTGCAGGGGCTGCACCTGTACACGGACGAGGTGCGCCTCACGCACAACTACTGGGGCGTGCTGCTGTCGCTGATCGTGTCGGGCTTTCCGTTCGCATTCCTGCTGATGCTGTCGTACGTGAGCGGCATCGACCCGACGCTCGCGCGCGCGGCCGCGACGCTCGGCGCGAACCCGTGGCAGCAGTTCCGGCAGATCTACCTGCCGCTGCTGGTGCCGGGCCTGACGATGGCCGCGTGCCTGTCGTTCGTGCAGGCGTTCTCGGTGTTCCCGTCGGCCGTGCTGCTCGGCGCGCCGGCCGGGCCGACGCGGGTGATCTCGATCGCCGCGGCCGAGGCCGCGTTCGAGAGCTACGACTATGCGCTCGCGTCGGCGATCGCGATCGTGATGGGTTTCGTGCAGCTGGTGGTGGTCGCGTCGATGCTCGGCGCGCGCCGCTTCTTCTATACCGGGCCGGTGACGGGAGGCAAGGGCTGA